taaaactaaatattttttttctaaaatttatatatatatatatatatataaaagaaactaatgatattacgatcaataattttgtattttaataaatgaattcTTCTAAATTCActgaattaaattttgttattcactaataaatatttaacattaaataatactacCTAAagtttataaatgaaaaaaaaaactaattacaaCATAACATCACagcataaattttaaaactacaaaacaaaattctgcttaatttttttttaacactggaTTTTTATTAAACTTGGAGATGAAATATACCTGCTTAAATTATGCTTAAATTTCTAAAACCACCAAAATACAAGAAGGAATAATTTCAAAGAATTTCGTCTCGTGCCGaaatagaaaaggaaagaaagatcATTCTGCTCTCCTCGCTCCTGGTTGAGTTTTGTTTTCTGCAGAACCAACCAACCCTAATTTGATTCACCTTCTCTTATGGTTTCCCTCCCTCCTTCCGTCGATCTCCCAATCTCTAGGGTTCAGTGATTTGACGACTCTCTAAATGAGTGCCCGATTCCGACGATACTCGCCGTATTTCCAAGCTCCGAAGAAACGCAGATTCACCATGTCTCAGGATCCCTCCAACAAGCCATCTTCGTCTTCGGTCTCGAGGTATCCTCACGCCAAAGCTCCTCTTAGACGACAAATCCACGCTCCTAGCAGACCCAACCTTATCTACGCCAAGGCTAAGAAGCCTAACAGCGATTGCTGCGACAATGGAAAGCTTTTCACTCGCGAGTATGATCACGCCAAGAGAACAGCTTTGGATGCTTGCAGGTTCCTTAACAGAGACAAAGAGACTATCAatttggaggaagaagaagcagtTTCTCAAGATTCAGTCATTGAAGTCATTGAttgcgatgatgatgatgatgaggaggaggaggagaaggataTTCAgactccttcttcctcttcttcaaaTGTTAACAACTTTGGAGGAGTTGGTGACACTAGTACCATGCTTGATTCCTTGTCTTTAGGTAGAGAGGAGGAGACGACGGCAGAAGATGCTTCCAGCCTCCAAGCCTATAAAAAGCTTATGCAAAGCGCAGAGCGGCGGAACTCCAAGTTGGAAGCTTTGTTGTTTGAGGTTTTGTTTCATGAGAAGCGCTTGTCTCAGCTTCGTAACCCTCGTCCAAAGCATGTGAAGAAGCCTATCAaggtatatatgtatatatcccTTTGGTATTTTTCTTACTCGAATTGGAGATAGTTAAAATGCATTTGATGTTTTTGCCTATAGTAGTATGGTCTGGAAGTAGTAATGTTTCTTACTTTGAGGAAGATCAATCATATAGGATGCTTGTTTGTCTCATTCCTAGATTTGGAAAATGCGTATCATGTTATTGCCTACAGTTGTCTGAAGCACTGCACTGAAGAAGAATAATACAATGCTTGTTTGCCTCATTGCCCATAAAGCTGCAGTGTTAGCTTATAAGCCACACAGTCTGagatttttattatgttttataagaaGATTCTTCGTGCCCATAAACTTCTTGTTgtcaactttttttattttgcattgTTGTGGTATTGATCTAAAGAAGGTACCTCATGAACCATTTATACCTCTCACTGAGGAGGAAGAGGCTGAAGTCAACCGTGCTTTTTCCGGGAGAAACAGGTATGGTGGTTCTGTAAGAGGCTTCTAGCATGTTTGAGTGATTTATCAGTTTAACCAAATGTGTGTCTCTTTTCTCAGGAGAAAGGTCTTGGTGAGTCATGAAAGTTCTAACATTGATATCACTGGAGAAGTTCTGCAGTGCCTTACACCATCTGCATGGCTAAATGACGAGGTGCTAATTGTTCTTCATGCACATACTAATATTTTGCATCGTTAACAGCTATTTAATAACGTGATGTGTTTCCTTTCTATGTGTTTAGGTTATCAATCTCTACCTTGAACTTCTCAAAGAAAGAGAAACTAGGGAGCCGAAAAATTATTTGAAGTGTCATTTCTTCAATACCTTTTTCTATAAAaaggtttgttttcttttatatgcccacatgaTTCTTAAGAACAGCATTGATTTTTTACCCCTCGTGTCCGTGCGTTTGTTTAGCTGCTAGCTTCTTCCAGAAAAACGATAAGTTACTATGTTTTAGAGATTTCTTTTGCTAAGATCATCAATATAGTTTGCCTCATTTTTGTTGATGAATTCTCTTGGACTTAGGTTTTTTATGATTGCTTTCCTTCAGCTGCTAAGCGACTCTGGTTATAACTATAAAGCTGTTAGGAGATGGACTACGCAGAGAAAGTTGGGATATGCTCTTATTGACTGTGACATGGTAAGTTTTTCGAAAAACCTCAACTTTTAGATCTACACGTTTAGTCCAGTTTAGCTTATGCTTAGACCAGTTTTTTTCCCTGTGCAGATATTTGTTCCCATCCACAGGGGTGTACATTGGACCCTAGCAGTTATTAACAACAGGGATCGCAAGTTCTTGTATCTCGATTCACTAAATGGAGTTGATTCTAAGATTTTGAATGCTCTGGTATGATTTAGTTTCCAACTCTCATTCTTTTTATTTAGCCTCTTATTGA
This portion of the Raphanus sativus cultivar WK10039 unplaced genomic scaffold, ASM80110v3 Scaffold0690, whole genome shotgun sequence genome encodes:
- the LOC130502803 gene encoding ubiquitin-like-specific protease ESD4 isoform X2, with protein sequence MSARFRRYSPYFQAPKKRRFTMSQDPSNKPSSSSVSRYPHAKAPLRRQIHAPSRPNLIYAKAKKPNSDCCDNGKLFTREYDHAKRTALDACRFLNRDKETINLEEEEAVSQDSVIEVIDCDDDDDEEEEEKDIQTPSSSSSNVNNFGGVGDTSTMLDSLSLGREEETTAEDASSLQAYKKLMQSAERRNSKLEALLFEVLFHEKRLSQLRNPRPKHVKKPIKVPHEPFIPLTEEEEAEVNRAFSGRNRRKVLVSHESSNIDITGEVLQCLTPSAWLNDEVINLYLELLKERETREPKNYLKCHFFNTFFYKKLLSDSGYNYKAVRRWTTQRKLGYALIDCDMIFVPIHRGVHWTLAVINNRDRKFLYLDSLNGVDSKILNALAKYLGDEAKEKSGKDIDVSSWEMEFLKGIPQQKNGYDCGMFMLKYIDFFSRGLGLCFSQEHMPYFRQRTAKEILKLRAE
- the LOC130502803 gene encoding ubiquitin-like-specific protease ESD4 isoform X1, yielding MSARFRRYSPYFQAPKKRRFTMSQDPSNKPSSSSVSRYPHAKAPLRRQIHAPSRPNLIYAKAKKPNSDCCDNGKLFTREYDHAKRTALDACRFLNRDKETINLEEEEAVSQDSVIEVIDCDDDDDEEEEEKDIQTPSSSSSNVNNFGGVGDTSTMLDSLSLGREEETTAEDASSLQAYKKLMQSAERRNSKLEALLFEVLFHEKRLSQLRNPRPKHVKKPIKKVPHEPFIPLTEEEEAEVNRAFSGRNRRKVLVSHESSNIDITGEVLQCLTPSAWLNDEVINLYLELLKERETREPKNYLKCHFFNTFFYKKLLSDSGYNYKAVRRWTTQRKLGYALIDCDMIFVPIHRGVHWTLAVINNRDRKFLYLDSLNGVDSKILNALAKYLGDEAKEKSGKDIDVSSWEMEFLKGIPQQKNGYDCGMFMLKYIDFFSRGLGLCFSQEHMPYFRQRTAKEILKLRAE